From a single Adhaeribacter swui genomic region:
- a CDS encoding AraC family transcriptional regulator — translation MQELAGIINRMKHHPRLELTVNENCQVAVPPDILEKLLQPHKLSFYYFVFLEEGSETYKIDLQDITIAGSQLIFGLPNQIFCNPTQVHHYPNYKVGFDESTLALLPNSFPFLLNPLNTNTITFDPEAKERVKSVFSNLFQLLHTKGKPPKTEIVLAHLNTLLTEFNSAYFEQSNQVIVANPKLNKYIAFKLAVETHLTEQHDVHSIAEKLNMTTSSLYGVVKEFAGVSPKEWMTNRLMLEAQRKLQYSNFSVKELAYELGFNDPDYFSRLFKKYTGKSISTYLAEHHD, via the coding sequence ATGCAAGAACTCGCAGGAATTATTAACCGGATGAAGCATCACCCCCGGTTGGAGCTTACGGTGAACGAAAATTGCCAAGTTGCCGTACCACCGGATATTCTGGAAAAGTTGCTGCAGCCGCATAAGCTATCTTTTTACTATTTTGTATTTCTGGAAGAAGGCTCCGAAACGTATAAAATAGATTTACAGGATATTACCATTGCCGGCAGCCAGTTAATTTTTGGTTTACCCAATCAAATCTTCTGTAACCCGACCCAAGTGCATCATTACCCGAACTATAAAGTAGGGTTTGATGAAAGTACGCTGGCGCTCTTGCCAAATTCTTTTCCGTTTTTGTTAAACCCGCTCAATACCAACACCATCACCTTCGATCCGGAGGCTAAAGAACGGGTAAAGTCTGTTTTTTCTAATTTGTTCCAGTTGCTGCATACCAAAGGCAAGCCACCCAAAACAGAAATTGTTTTAGCCCACCTAAACACCCTTTTAACTGAGTTTAACAGCGCTTATTTTGAACAAAGCAACCAAGTAATAGTAGCCAATCCGAAGCTGAACAAATACATCGCCTTTAAACTAGCCGTAGAAACGCACCTGACGGAGCAGCACGATGTACACTCCATTGCTGAAAAATTAAACATGACTACCAGCAGCCTGTATGGGGTTGTTAAAGAATTTGCGGGTGTATCGCCCAAAGAATGGATGACAAACCGGCTCATGCTGGAAGCGCAGCGTAAACTGCAGTATTCCAATTTTTCGGTGAAAGAACTTGCCTACGAACTGGGCTTCAACGACCCCGATTATTTTTCACGGTTATTTAAAAAGTACACCGGCAAAAGCATCAGCACATACTTAGCCGAGCACCACGATTAA
- the agaR gene encoding transcriptional repressor AgaR, whose amino-acid sequence MKSNETKSTVSRRMIILSQLEKNGEVNINDLSSSLGVSTVTIRNDLEQLEKKNMLLRARGGAMKISQDHVSLDFPLSDKQKKHLLEKKEIGKKATELIEERNTIILDSGSTTFEIAKNLGKFEELTVITNAINVANYLAEQRNITVIVPGGTLRNNSLSLVGNLAEKGFKNYFCDKLFLGVDGFDISYGLSTPNVEEAHLNQIMIEMSQKVIVVADSSKFGRRGFAFIAPINRIHALITDSGIPLEVKNKLIGMGIEVLIA is encoded by the coding sequence ATGAAGAGTAACGAAACAAAGTCCACGGTCAGCAGACGGATGATAATACTAAGTCAGCTGGAAAAGAACGGGGAGGTCAATATCAATGACCTTAGTTCATCGCTCGGGGTGAGTACCGTAACTATTCGGAATGACCTGGAGCAACTGGAAAAGAAAAATATGCTGTTGCGCGCCAGGGGTGGGGCCATGAAGATTTCGCAGGATCACGTTAGTCTTGATTTTCCGTTGTCGGATAAACAGAAAAAACACCTGCTTGAAAAAAAGGAGATTGGCAAGAAAGCCACGGAGCTGATAGAAGAGCGCAATACCATTATTCTGGATTCCGGATCCACCACTTTTGAAATTGCCAAGAACCTAGGGAAATTTGAAGAATTAACCGTTATTACTAACGCCATTAATGTGGCCAATTACCTGGCGGAGCAAAGAAATATCACCGTAATCGTACCGGGCGGCACGCTTCGTAATAATTCTCTTTCTTTGGTAGGTAATCTGGCGGAAAAAGGGTTCAAGAACTATTTTTGCGATAAACTCTTCCTGGGCGTAGATGGATTTGATATCAGTTATGGTTTATCCACGCCCAACGTGGAAGAAGCTCACCTGAACCAGATCATGATAGAAATGTCACAAAAAGTGATTGTGGTGGCCGATTCCAGCAAATTCGGGCGGCGGGGCTTTGCCTTTATTGCCCCCATCAACCGCATCCATGCCCTGATTACGGATAGCGGTATCCCGCTGGAAGTGAAAAATAAACTCATAGGCATGGGGATAGAAGTGCTAATCGCATAA
- a CDS encoding glucosamine-6-phosphate deaminase: MEIKIFKNPMELGKSAGRAAADLIRQTIADQGYANVILATGTSQFETLNQLIAEKDIDWTKVTMFHLDEYIGLPITAKASFRRYLKERFLDKVPALKATYLVNGENNPEAECERLGIAINLHPIDVALVGIGENGHLAFNDPPADFDTEQPYIIVELDEQCRRQQFNEGWFDTLEDVPNKAISMSVKQIMKAKHIICSVPDSRKATAVRNCLEEAVDNQYPASILQLHSNCSYYLDEASASLLSADVQENLKN; encoded by the coding sequence ATGGAAATAAAAATTTTTAAAAATCCGATGGAGTTGGGCAAATCTGCGGGCAGAGCAGCGGCTGACTTAATTCGGCAAACGATAGCTGATCAGGGTTACGCGAATGTAATATTAGCCACCGGTACGAGCCAGTTCGAAACTCTAAATCAGCTTATTGCTGAAAAGGATATTGATTGGACTAAAGTAACCATGTTCCATTTGGATGAATATATTGGCTTACCCATTACGGCCAAAGCCAGTTTTCGGAGATATTTAAAAGAACGTTTCCTGGACAAGGTTCCGGCCTTAAAAGCAACCTACCTGGTAAACGGAGAAAATAATCCAGAAGCAGAATGTGAACGTTTAGGTATTGCCATTAATTTGCATCCGATTGATGTGGCCTTGGTTGGAATAGGAGAGAATGGCCATTTAGCCTTTAATGATCCCCCTGCTGATTTTGATACGGAGCAGCCCTACATTATTGTGGAATTAGATGAGCAATGTCGTCGGCAGCAATTTAATGAGGGGTGGTTTGATACTTTGGAAGATGTGCCCAATAAAGCTATCAGTATGTCGGTGAAGCAAATTATGAAAGCGAAGCATATTATCTGCTCGGTACCGGATAGCCGCAAAGCAACCGCCGTACGCAACTGTTTAGAAGAAGCCGTTGACAACCAGTACCCTGCCAGTATTTTGCAACTGCATTCTAACTGCAGCTATTATTTAGACGAAGCATCCGCTTCCTTGCTATCAGCGGATGTGCAAGAAAATTTAAAAAACTGA
- a CDS encoding dienelactone hydrolase family protein, producing the protein MKKNRREFLKITGFAGISVAGASILPGFANEKNKGNIPDREIDEKDQSIIGLYGAWANSLNANKLPPFSFRNQKWPDLEKWRKAAKDRVVERLAIPDIGGLPKVTIKKQYNYDGLHIEELSWQLPYGRPTEAILLKPQNAKGQLPGILALHDHAANKYFGCHKITRTSDKQHSLMKYHQEHYYSGIAWANEIAKRGYVVLVADAFAFASRRVMLQDVPTRQRNGLTDPGLENSEGIASYNTWAADHEHIMAKSLFCAGTTWPGVFYAEDQKALDVLCARADVDADKVGCGGLSGGGLRTVFLAGLDPRIKCAVDVGFMSTWKDFLLNRSYTHTWMTYVPLLPNELDFPDILSLRAPLPILVLNDSDDQLYTLPEMNQAEKVLAEVYKKAGAEDRFKCSYYPGPHKFDDKMQQEAFNWFDQWLKA; encoded by the coding sequence ATGAAAAAAAATCGCAGGGAATTCCTGAAAATAACCGGTTTTGCAGGTATAAGCGTTGCGGGGGCTAGTATCTTGCCCGGCTTTGCTAACGAAAAAAATAAAGGGAATATCCCTGATAGGGAAATAGATGAAAAAGATCAAAGCATCATTGGGTTATACGGTGCCTGGGCAAATTCTTTAAACGCAAACAAATTGCCTCCCTTTTCTTTTAGAAACCAAAAATGGCCGGATCTGGAAAAATGGCGAAAAGCGGCGAAAGACCGGGTAGTGGAACGATTAGCTATTCCGGACATAGGCGGTTTACCCAAAGTAACAATAAAGAAGCAGTACAACTATGACGGCTTACATATAGAAGAACTTAGTTGGCAATTACCTTATGGCCGCCCAACAGAAGCGATTTTATTAAAGCCGCAGAACGCGAAAGGCCAGCTGCCCGGTATTCTGGCTTTACACGATCATGCCGCCAACAAATATTTTGGTTGTCATAAAATCACCCGGACTTCGGATAAGCAACATTCGTTGATGAAATACCACCAGGAACACTACTATAGCGGTATTGCCTGGGCGAATGAAATAGCCAAACGCGGGTATGTGGTTTTGGTTGCTGATGCCTTTGCGTTTGCCAGCCGCCGGGTAATGCTACAGGATGTGCCCACCCGACAGCGAAATGGTTTAACGGATCCCGGCCTGGAAAATTCGGAAGGTATTGCAAGTTATAACACTTGGGCCGCCGATCACGAGCATATAATGGCTAAATCTTTATTTTGCGCCGGCACCACCTGGCCCGGAGTATTTTATGCCGAAGACCAAAAAGCGCTGGACGTTTTGTGTGCCCGGGCAGATGTGGATGCAGATAAAGTAGGCTGTGGAGGACTTTCGGGTGGAGGCCTTAGAACCGTTTTTTTGGCTGGCCTTGATCCAAGAATCAAGTGTGCAGTTGATGTTGGCTTTATGAGTACCTGGAAAGATTTTCTCCTTAATAGATCCTATACCCATACCTGGATGACGTATGTTCCTTTACTCCCAAATGAGTTAGATTTTCCGGATATATTAAGTTTAAGGGCGCCACTACCAATCCTGGTTTTAAATGATAGTGATGACCAATTGTATACTTTGCCCGAAATGAACCAAGCCGAAAAAGTGTTAGCGGAGGTATATAAAAAAGCCGGAGCGGAAGATCGTTTTAAGTGCTCTTATTACCCGGGACCCCATAAGTTTGATGACAAAATGCAGCAGGAAGCTTTTAATTGGTTTGACCAATGGTTAAAAGCCTGA
- a CDS encoding SDR family oxidoreductase has protein sequence MKTALITGANKGIGLEVAKQLTQKGFFVYVGSRNLESGQAAVAKLKADGLHNLEAVQLDVTDQASVDAAARVISKKTEVLDVLINNAGISGGFPQSALDATMDQFRNVYETNVFGIARVTQAFIEFLKKSPVPRIVNVSTAMASLTLAADPASSGYNYKLAVYQSSKAALNMYTINLAYELRDTLFKINMVCPGYTKTDFTNYQGTSTVQEAGARITKYALTGPDGPTGKFISEEYFPEPTSCPW, from the coding sequence ATGAAAACAGCATTAATTACCGGCGCCAACAAAGGCATTGGCTTGGAAGTAGCCAAACAACTTACCCAAAAAGGTTTCTTTGTTTATGTAGGCAGCCGCAACCTGGAAAGCGGCCAAGCGGCCGTAGCAAAACTTAAAGCAGATGGCCTACATAACCTAGAAGCCGTGCAGTTAGATGTTACCGATCAGGCATCTGTAGATGCTGCGGCAAGAGTAATAAGCAAAAAAACAGAAGTTCTGGATGTATTAATTAATAATGCGGGCATTTCGGGCGGGTTTCCGCAATCGGCCTTGGATGCTACCATGGACCAGTTCAGGAACGTGTACGAAACCAATGTGTTCGGGATAGCGCGGGTAACCCAGGCGTTTATAGAATTTTTAAAAAAATCGCCGGTACCCCGCATTGTAAATGTAAGTACCGCCATGGCCTCGCTTACTTTAGCCGCCGACCCAGCCAGTAGCGGTTACAACTACAAACTGGCCGTATACCAATCCAGCAAAGCTGCCCTGAACATGTATACCATTAATCTGGCTTATGAACTGCGCGATACTTTGTTTAAAATAAATATGGTTTGCCCGGGATATACCAAAACCGACTTTACCAATTACCAAGGCACCAGTACTGTGCAGGAAGCCGGTGCCCGGATTACAAAATATGCCTTAACTGGTCCGGATGGACCAACCGGAAAATTTATAAGCGAAGAATACTTTCCGGAACCAACCAGTTGCCCTTGGTAA